The following are from one region of the Sulfurimicrobium lacus genome:
- a CDS encoding EAL domain-containing protein: MNQKFTTVYLATALLACGLVLAAFIGERINDERHTVAVRADVQNHLAETRARLEGNLNGNISLVKGLVSVIHLQPNLTQAEFEQAAQPLFQGQTGIRNIGAAPDMVISLMYPLKGNEKAIGLDYRKTPSQSAAAQQARDTRQIVLAGPIQLVQGGLGLVARLPVFVQGSDGQERFWGLVSAVIDAQDLFRKSGLMADKLTMEISIRGKDGKGAEGEVFFGRPELFAANPVLADIPLPHGSWQIAAIPRGGWPVQADNVWLLRLVFLILILLLSGAFVVLVRALRAASFARQQLEYIAHYDTLTSLPNRVLLADHLRQVMAQARRHGHQLAVAYLDLDGFKTINDNHGHEVGDKLLVALAARMKQALREGDTLARLGGDEFVAVLLDLPDKEASAPVLTRLLAAAAQPEQVDDYTLQVSASLGITFYPQAEDVDADQLLRQADQAMYQAKLAGKNRYHFFDADEDRSVRGHHESLEGIRHALDAREFVLHYQPKVNMRTGEVIGAEALIRWQHPQKGLLPPAVFLPVIEDHPLAVELGEWVIASALTQMELWRASGLDLPVSVNVSARQLQEANFVERLRELLAQHPSVKWGDLELEVLETSALEDVARISQVIEDCRKIGVTFALDDFGTGYSSLTYLKRLQVDLLKIDQSFVRDMLDDSDDLAILDGVIGLSGAFRRQVIAEGVETAAHGEMLLRLGCKLAQGYGIARPMPPHEMPRWSKVWRPDPAWTDISAVSREDLPLLFAGVEHRAWIAAMEIHLNDEREARPPVDHRLCRFGSWLEGEGMARHGTHPTFQSVEILHLQVHALAVEMLELQARGRKQEVLARLGELHGLRDALLEQLTELAQKTPQ, from the coding sequence ATGAACCAGAAATTCACCACTGTTTATCTGGCGACCGCCTTGCTCGCCTGCGGCCTCGTCCTTGCCGCCTTCATCGGGGAGCGCATCAACGACGAACGGCACACCGTCGCAGTTCGCGCCGACGTGCAGAACCACCTCGCCGAAACCCGCGCCCGGCTGGAGGGCAACCTGAACGGCAACATCTCGCTGGTCAAGGGCCTGGTCAGCGTCATCCACCTGCAGCCCAACCTGACGCAGGCCGAATTCGAGCAGGCCGCCCAGCCGCTGTTCCAGGGGCAAACGGGCATCCGCAACATCGGCGCGGCGCCGGACATGGTGATCAGCCTGATGTACCCCCTCAAGGGCAACGAAAAAGCGATCGGCCTCGATTACCGCAAGACACCGAGTCAATCCGCAGCGGCGCAGCAGGCTCGCGATACCCGGCAGATCGTGCTGGCCGGCCCAATCCAGCTGGTGCAGGGCGGCCTGGGCCTTGTCGCGCGGCTGCCGGTCTTCGTTCAGGGAAGCGACGGACAGGAACGTTTCTGGGGTCTGGTGAGCGCAGTCATCGACGCACAGGACCTTTTCCGCAAGAGCGGGCTGATGGCCGACAAACTGACCATGGAGATCAGCATTCGCGGCAAGGACGGCAAGGGTGCAGAGGGCGAGGTGTTTTTCGGCCGCCCCGAACTGTTTGCCGCGAATCCGGTGCTGGCCGACATCCCCTTGCCGCACGGTTCATGGCAGATCGCGGCGATACCTCGCGGCGGCTGGCCGGTCCAGGCGGACAACGTCTGGCTGCTGCGACTGGTTTTCCTGATTCTGATACTGTTGTTGTCGGGCGCCTTCGTCGTGCTCGTTCGCGCGCTGCGCGCGGCCTCATTCGCCCGCCAGCAACTCGAATACATCGCCCATTACGACACGCTGACCAGCCTGCCCAACCGCGTGCTGCTCGCCGACCACCTGCGCCAGGTCATGGCACAGGCCCGGCGGCACGGACACCAGTTGGCGGTGGCCTATCTCGACCTCGACGGTTTCAAGACCATCAACGACAACCACGGACACGAAGTCGGCGACAAGTTGCTGGTCGCGCTCGCTGCCCGCATGAAACAGGCTTTGCGCGAGGGCGACACGCTCGCGCGGCTGGGCGGCGACGAATTCGTGGCGGTGCTGCTCGACCTGCCCGACAAGGAAGCCAGCGCGCCGGTACTCACGCGCCTGCTCGCCGCCGCTGCCCAGCCTGAGCAGGTCGACGACTACACGCTGCAGGTCTCGGCCAGCCTCGGCATCACTTTCTACCCGCAGGCGGAAGACGTCGATGCGGACCAACTGCTGCGCCAGGCCGATCAGGCCATGTATCAGGCCAAGCTGGCCGGCAAGAACCGCTACCACTTCTTCGACGCCGACGAAGACCGCAGCGTGCGCGGCCATCACGAAAGCCTGGAGGGCATCCGGCACGCCCTGGATGCGCGCGAATTCGTGCTTCATTACCAGCCCAAGGTGAATATGCGCACCGGCGAAGTCATCGGGGCCGAGGCACTGATACGCTGGCAGCACCCGCAAAAAGGCCTTCTGCCGCCGGCGGTATTTCTACCCGTGATCGAAGACCATCCGCTGGCCGTCGAACTCGGCGAGTGGGTGATCGCGTCGGCGCTGACCCAGATGGAGCTCTGGCGCGCATCAGGACTGGACCTCCCGGTCAGCGTCAATGTCAGCGCGCGCCAGCTGCAGGAGGCGAACTTCGTCGAGCGCCTGCGGGAACTGCTGGCGCAGCACCCGAGCGTCAAGTGGGGCGACCTCGAACTGGAAGTCCTGGAAACCAGCGCGCTGGAAGATGTTGCGCGGATCTCCCAGGTGATCGAGGACTGCCGAAAAATCGGCGTGACATTTGCCCTGGACGATTTCGGCACCGGCTATTCTTCTTTGACCTACCTGAAACGCCTGCAGGTCGACCTGCTCAAGATCGACCAGAGCTTCGTGCGCGACATGCTCGACGACTCGGACGACCTGGCCATCCTGGACGGCGTGATTGGCCTGTCGGGCGCCTTCCGCCGCCAAGTCATCGCGGAAGGCGTGGAGACCGCGGCTCACGGCGAAATGCTGCTGCGGCTCGGCTGCAAACTCGCCCAGGGTTACGGCATCGCCCGCCCCATGCCACCGCACGAGATGCCCCGCTGGTCGAAAGTCTGGCGGCCCGACCCGGCCTGGACAGACATTTCCGCCGTCAGCCGCGAAGACTTGCCGCTGCTCTTTGCGGGCGTCGAGCACCGCGCCTGGATCGCAGCAATGGAAATCCATCTCAACGACGAGCGTGAAGCCCGGCCGCCCGTGGACCACCGCCTGTGCCGCTTCGGCAGCTGGCTGGAGGGCGAAGGCATGGCCCGCCACGGCACGCATCCGACCTTTCAATCGGTTGAAATCCTGCACTTGCAGGTTCACGCGCTCGCAGTCGAAATGCTGGAACTGCAGGCCCGTGGCCGGAAGCAGGAAGTATTGGCCAGGCTGGGCGAATTGCATGGCCTGCGGGACGCCTTGCTGGAACAGTTGACGGAGCTGGCGCAGAAAACCCCGCAATAA
- a CDS encoding CHAT domain-containing protein: protein MNIFSHRHFQAAVLSLLLAAQPVWAAGAINAKPQVSQFKGLMEGAKVKLGKADFAGAEKLARQALDFARVSFGDDAFRVANACNLLGKVLNAEGHFAEAEGLFRQAAEQRRKTLGEEDARTANSFVFLGKVLAGMGKLAEAEQAFQEALRMQQRYRAQNDPDIAKTLNSLAKLNIDLGHYTEAESGAKKALQLVQEAYPGRKHPTAAKSLRLLAMAVAKQPSHLEEAESYARRALAMEEALSGPDHPDTARNLNILGNLLLQRGQVDEAEPLLRRALASEEKMLGADHADTAKTMANLARLLAGKGRHDEAETLFRNALDIARNAGQLQQQVQYARQLGRFLAKRGRTKEALVPYREAVDTLDRLYASTRGLAEDSRESFIAQYAPVYREMVDLLLHLNQLVPQGGYDQEALAVVSRTQSRLFTDLMRQADVATFAGDNRFTMLKQRRDELLVTLTSLRQVLATSASEADAEDDSENDDTGDTQASGRHQRKALLEHIHAAETELKQADDSLWQAYPRFMELVAPRPVTVTELQQKLLHPGEALVSFYLLPDKAVLFAVTPQRFTVTTSDAGEDSVAQRVLSLRQAMTKMASGAPVNVLRGFDPSVLASLYHDLFAPMEGSIGKTEKVFVAADGPLYTLPLEMLVTRYEKPEHQAFIAARKLADGSLAHPLLAEYATLSYLGQQRRFAYLPSLAALASLRQHPKSAPKNVLSMELVAFGDPLYAPPSKDMSPLAPDALPVRRVRAGSSFLPPLPETADEVRQVAALIGGKSRIFLEAEAQEHTVKTLDLRNTRYLLFATHGLLGGDYPGTGNQPALALTMTGDLQGEDGLLTMKEVLENLDLGARLVVLSACNTVGEGSRAARGEGFAGLTRAFMYAGAKGLVVSHWSVESSSTDELVKQLFTALREGQPPWNALDSARHKLAGESFAVGKQIVSRAHPYFWAPFVFVGD, encoded by the coding sequence ATGAATATCTTTTCCCACCGACATTTCCAGGCTGCCGTGCTTAGCCTGTTGCTTGCCGCTCAGCCTGTTTGGGCGGCTGGCGCCATTAATGCGAAGCCACAGGTATCCCAATTCAAGGGGCTTATGGAGGGAGCCAAGGTCAAGCTGGGAAAAGCGGATTTTGCAGGTGCCGAGAAGCTGGCGCGTCAGGCTCTGGATTTCGCCCGTGTCAGCTTTGGTGACGATGCTTTTCGGGTGGCCAATGCCTGCAACTTGCTGGGCAAGGTGCTGAACGCGGAAGGGCATTTTGCCGAAGCCGAAGGGTTATTCCGGCAGGCGGCGGAGCAGCGGCGCAAGACACTGGGCGAGGAAGATGCGCGAACTGCCAATAGCTTCGTTTTTCTGGGCAAGGTGCTGGCAGGTATGGGCAAGCTGGCAGAGGCAGAACAGGCGTTCCAGGAAGCGCTACGCATGCAACAACGCTACCGCGCCCAGAACGACCCGGACATTGCCAAGACACTCAACAGCCTCGCCAAGCTTAACATCGATCTCGGCCATTACACCGAAGCGGAGTCCGGGGCGAAAAAGGCCCTGCAACTTGTGCAAGAGGCTTATCCGGGGAGAAAGCATCCCACCGCCGCCAAGAGCCTGCGACTGCTTGCCATGGCCGTGGCCAAGCAGCCTTCGCACCTGGAAGAGGCCGAATCTTATGCCCGCAGGGCGCTGGCTATGGAGGAAGCGTTGAGTGGCCCCGATCATCCGGACACAGCACGCAATCTTAATATTCTTGGTAACCTGCTGCTTCAGCGCGGCCAAGTAGACGAGGCCGAGCCGCTACTACGGCGCGCTCTGGCCAGCGAAGAAAAAATGCTGGGCGCGGACCATGCCGATACGGCCAAGACCATGGCAAACCTGGCGCGTCTCTTGGCTGGCAAGGGCCGTCACGACGAGGCGGAAACCCTGTTCCGCAATGCCCTCGACATCGCCCGCAACGCCGGGCAGCTTCAGCAGCAAGTGCAGTACGCTCGGCAGCTTGGCCGTTTCCTGGCGAAGCGTGGAAGGACAAAGGAGGCCCTCGTTCCCTACCGCGAGGCCGTCGATACCCTTGACCGCCTGTATGCCTCCACCCGTGGCCTTGCCGAGGACAGCCGCGAGAGCTTCATCGCCCAGTACGCACCGGTGTACCGCGAGATGGTTGACCTGCTGCTACACCTCAACCAACTTGTGCCGCAGGGCGGCTATGACCAGGAAGCACTGGCGGTGGTGTCCCGCACCCAGAGCCGGTTGTTCACCGACCTCATGCGGCAGGCAGACGTGGCCACTTTTGCCGGCGACAACCGTTTTACCATGCTGAAGCAGCGACGCGACGAGCTGCTGGTTACCCTTACCAGCCTGCGCCAGGTCCTGGCGACCAGTGCGTCCGAAGCGGATGCGGAGGACGACAGCGAAAACGACGACACTGGAGATACACAGGCATCCGGCCGGCACCAGCGCAAGGCCCTGCTGGAACACATCCACGCTGCCGAAACCGAGCTGAAGCAGGCCGATGACAGCCTGTGGCAAGCCTATCCCCGCTTCATGGAACTGGTCGCCCCGCGCCCCGTAACGGTAACCGAGCTGCAACAAAAACTGCTGCATCCGGGCGAGGCCTTGGTAAGTTTCTACCTACTGCCCGACAAGGCTGTGCTGTTTGCGGTGACGCCCCAGCGCTTCACGGTGACCACCAGTGACGCCGGCGAAGATTCGGTAGCTCAGCGGGTGCTGTCCTTGCGCCAAGCAATGACCAAGATGGCGTCGGGCGCGCCGGTGAACGTCCTGCGGGGCTTCGATCCATCGGTGCTTGCATCCCTCTACCACGACCTGTTCGCACCGATGGAAGGCAGCATCGGCAAAACGGAAAAGGTTTTTGTGGCAGCGGACGGCCCGCTTTACACCCTGCCACTGGAAATGCTGGTGACGCGCTACGAAAAACCGGAACACCAAGCCTTCATCGCCGCGCGAAAGCTGGCGGACGGCAGCCTGGCACACCCGCTGCTGGCGGAATATGCCACCTTGTCCTACCTTGGGCAGCAGCGCCGCTTCGCCTATTTACCCAGCTTGGCGGCCCTCGCCTCCTTGCGCCAGCATCCCAAGTCCGCGCCAAAAAATGTCCTCAGCATGGAACTGGTGGCCTTTGGCGACCCGCTTTACGCCCCTCCCTCCAAGGACATGTCGCCGCTCGCACCGGACGCGCTGCCGGTGCGCAGAGTGCGAGCCGGCTCTTCGTTCCTGCCGCCGCTGCCCGAAACGGCCGATGAGGTGCGTCAGGTAGCAGCCCTGATCGGCGGGAAGAGCCGAATTTTCCTGGAAGCGGAGGCCCAGGAACATACAGTCAAAACCCTCGACCTGCGAAATACTCGCTACCTGCTGTTCGCCACTCACGGCCTGCTGGGCGGCGATTACCCTGGCACGGGCAATCAGCCGGCGTTGGCGCTGACCATGACCGGTGACCTCCAGGGCGAGGACGGCTTGCTGACCATGAAAGAGGTACTTGAGAATCTCGACCTCGGCGCCCGCCTGGTGGTGCTATCCGCATGCAACACTGTGGGCGAGGGTAGCCGCGCCGCTCGCGGCGAAGGTTTTGCCGGCCTCACTCGTGCCTTCATGTACGCCGGCGCGAAAGGGTTGGTGGTGAGTCATTGGAGCGTGGAAAGCTCCTCGACGGACGAGTTAGTGAAACAACTTTTTACCGCCCTCCGGGAGGGGCAGCCACCCTGGAATGCTCTGGATAGCGCACGGCACAAGCTGGCCGGCGAATCTTTTGCGGTCGGAAAACAAATAGTTTCCCGCGCCCATCCCTACTTCTGGGCGCCATTCGTGTTCGTGGGGGACTAG
- a CDS encoding adenylate/guanylate cyclase domain-containing protein has translation MAVVFLGLALQFVSFTRFLDFKLLDAQFSLMRTYWPNTFPHDVAVVGIDEETMRRLPEPIALWHPHLGRFLEAMASANVRAVGLDIALPESSYDFIVPGSDMALLKGLLAMRRGTPLVLGVTVAADGKPRHIYPPYLALAGEGGAGYLLWPVDADQTVRRFDERQGVSGTAVPTLAGQMARRLGANPQPGLVDYALGSRFNYVPLWRVLDWQASGNAQALHNAFAGRPVLLGSVLPFEDRHKQPVNLAGWEDNGGVAPGVLIHAQALRTLLGPGSIKTVPMPVVLLLALTGAMLLWLAGRRIAVGAALVGAMLAIMLVVATWGLANNWYLPAAGPMLAVVLGFSLRVGTEAWREMAERRLLRRAFSGYVSPHVLREILEGHLADSLGGSRRHVCVLFADIRDFTTLSEALSAEEVIGLLNRYFAYMTAAIHQQEGTVDKFIGDGIMAFFGAPNTVEHPSRRAFAAALDMLEKLKMLNAELAAEGQATIRIGIGLHVGEAVVGHAGSAERHEYTAVGDVVNVSSRIEDLTKPTGYALVCSAAVMDELENSEGFISLGEQPLKGHTPRAVFGWKASRNKEAT, from the coding sequence GTGGCGGTCGTTTTTCTGGGGCTCGCGCTCCAGTTCGTATCCTTCACCCGTTTTCTTGATTTCAAGTTGCTGGACGCGCAGTTCTCCCTGATGCGCACTTACTGGCCGAATACCTTTCCGCATGATGTGGCTGTCGTCGGCATCGACGAGGAAACCATGCGTCGCCTGCCGGAGCCCATTGCCCTGTGGCACCCTCACTTGGGGCGTTTTCTGGAAGCCATGGCCAGTGCCAATGTTCGTGCGGTCGGGTTGGACATCGCTTTGCCGGAAAGCTCCTACGATTTCATCGTGCCGGGTAGCGACATGGCCTTGCTCAAGGGACTGCTGGCGATGCGCAGAGGCACGCCGCTAGTACTGGGAGTGACGGTAGCTGCGGACGGCAAGCCGCGTCACATCTACCCACCTTACCTGGCTCTGGCCGGAGAAGGGGGAGCAGGTTACCTGTTGTGGCCGGTGGATGCCGACCAGACTGTGCGGCGCTTCGACGAGCGGCAGGGGGTGAGCGGGACCGCGGTACCCACTCTTGCTGGTCAGATGGCGCGCCGCTTGGGCGCCAACCCGCAGCCCGGCCTAGTGGACTATGCCCTGGGTAGCCGCTTCAATTATGTTCCCCTGTGGCGGGTGCTCGACTGGCAGGCTTCGGGTAATGCCCAAGCGCTGCATAATGCTTTTGCCGGACGACCAGTGCTGCTCGGCAGCGTGCTGCCCTTCGAAGACCGCCACAAGCAGCCAGTCAATCTGGCAGGATGGGAAGATAACGGCGGCGTCGCGCCAGGAGTGCTGATCCACGCCCAGGCCCTGCGAACTCTGCTGGGGCCAGGTTCCATCAAAACGGTGCCAATGCCGGTAGTACTGCTTCTCGCGCTGACCGGAGCCATGCTGTTGTGGCTGGCGGGCAGGCGGATTGCTGTCGGCGCCGCCCTGGTCGGAGCCATGCTGGCGATTATGCTGGTCGTCGCGACTTGGGGTCTCGCCAACAACTGGTATCTTCCCGCCGCCGGGCCGATGCTGGCCGTCGTGCTGGGGTTCTCGCTGCGTGTCGGCACTGAAGCCTGGCGGGAAATGGCCGAGCGGCGTCTATTGCGCCGCGCCTTCTCGGGTTATGTCAGCCCCCATGTGCTGCGGGAGATTCTGGAAGGCCATCTGGCGGACAGCCTTGGTGGTAGCCGCCGGCATGTTTGCGTGCTGTTCGCTGATATCCGCGACTTTACCACCCTGAGCGAAGCCCTCTCCGCCGAGGAAGTCATCGGCCTGCTCAATCGCTATTTTGCCTACATGACGGCAGCGATCCACCAGCAGGAAGGCACCGTGGACAAGTTCATCGGCGACGGCATCATGGCATTCTTCGGCGCTCCCAATACCGTTGAACACCCGTCGCGCCGCGCCTTCGCCGCCGCCCTGGATATGCTGGAGAAACTCAAGATGCTCAACGCCGAACTGGCCGCCGAGGGGCAGGCGACCATCCGTATCGGCATCGGGCTGCACGTCGGCGAGGCCGTGGTGGGCCACGCCGGTTCCGCAGAACGACACGAATATACCGCCGTCGGCGACGTGGTGAACGTTTCCTCACGTATCGAGGACCTGACCAAGCCCACTGGCTATGCTTTAGTGTGCAGCGCGGCGGTCATGGACGAACTGGAAAATTCGGAAGGCTTTATCTCGCTGGGCGAGCAGCCCCTTAAAGGTCATACACCCAGGGCTGTGTTCGGCTGGAAAGCATCAAGGAATAAGGAGGCAACATGA
- a CDS encoding superoxide dismutase, translating into MEHQLPALPYAMDALAPHMSQETFEYHYAKHHQAYVTNLNNLIKGTEYENLDLEAIIKKAPAGGIYNNSAQVWNHSFFWNCMKPNGGGAPTGALADAINKKWGSVDEFKKAFQTSAVGNFGSGWTWLVKKADGSVDIVNMGAAGTPLTTGDKAVLCVDVWEHAYYIDYRNLRPKFVETFLNNLVNWDFAAKNFA; encoded by the coding sequence ATGGAACATCAACTGCCCGCTCTGCCTTATGCCATGGATGCACTGGCGCCCCACATGTCCCAGGAAACGTTCGAATACCACTACGCCAAGCACCATCAGGCTTACGTTACCAACCTGAACAACCTGATCAAGGGCACCGAATACGAGAACCTCGACCTCGAAGCCATCATCAAGAAAGCACCGGCTGGCGGCATCTACAACAACTCCGCCCAGGTGTGGAACCATAGCTTCTTCTGGAACTGCATGAAGCCGAACGGCGGCGGTGCCCCGACCGGCGCGCTGGCTGACGCCATCAACAAAAAATGGGGCTCCGTGGACGAATTCAAGAAAGCCTTCCAGACCTCTGCCGTAGGCAATTTCGGTTCCGGCTGGACCTGGCTGGTGAAGAAGGCCGACGGCTCCGTCGACATCGTCAACATGGGCGCCGCCGGCACCCCGCTGACCACCGGCGACAAGGCCGTGCTGTGCGTCGACGTCTGGGAACACGCCTACTACATCGACTACCGCAACCTGCGTCCGAAGTTCGTCGAGACCTTCCTGAACAACCTGGTGAACTGGGACTTCGCGGCGAAAAACTTCGCCTGA
- the ybiB gene encoding DNA-binding protein YbiB gives MSIATLIRELGRGQASLAESEAHSLFAAMLDGGVEDLELGALLYALRTKGESLDELLGFQRAVEERLYKLKAPHDGIMPVVIPAYGGGQETANLLPLFALLLQHFGIPVLLHGTLENHDGMAASYVLRELGILPCVSLSQAQHALDQEGLAFVPTAVLCPGLASMLSLRNRLGLRNSAHLMVKLLQPFSDAGLHLVSASQPDWLEQLRTYLLATEAHALLLQSCDGEPFANPMQRPQLEHLNQGSCEILFEAERSPTRSSPNLPKAASAAATALWTKQILAGEVPLPLPLVNQLACCLYGTGYAQDMNQAKAIAAIEAGGLAAA, from the coding sequence GTGAGCATTGCGACGTTGATCAGGGAACTCGGGCGTGGCCAGGCCAGTCTGGCGGAAAGCGAAGCCCATAGCCTGTTCGCGGCCATGCTCGACGGCGGGGTGGAAGATCTGGAACTGGGCGCCCTGCTTTATGCCTTGCGCACCAAGGGTGAAAGCCTGGATGAACTGCTGGGTTTCCAGCGTGCAGTCGAGGAGCGGCTTTATAAACTCAAAGCGCCGCATGACGGCATAATGCCGGTCGTCATCCCGGCATACGGCGGCGGACAGGAAACCGCCAACCTGCTGCCGTTGTTCGCCCTGCTGCTGCAGCATTTCGGCATTCCGGTGCTGCTTCACGGCACGCTGGAAAATCACGACGGCATGGCGGCATCCTATGTCCTGCGCGAACTGGGCATCCTGCCTTGCGTCAGTCTGTCGCAAGCTCAGCATGCACTGGACCAGGAAGGGCTGGCATTCGTGCCGACTGCGGTGCTCTGCCCGGGACTGGCATCCATGCTAAGCCTGAGAAACCGCCTGGGATTGCGCAACAGCGCCCACCTCATGGTCAAGCTGCTGCAGCCCTTCAGCGATGCTGGCCTGCACCTGGTCAGCGCCAGCCAGCCGGACTGGCTGGAACAACTGAGAACCTACCTGCTCGCGACAGAGGCGCACGCCCTCCTGTTGCAGAGTTGCGATGGCGAGCCTTTTGCCAATCCCATGCAACGCCCGCAGCTGGAACACCTGAACCAGGGAAGCTGCGAAATACTCTTCGAGGCGGAACGCAGCCCCACCCGCAGCAGCCCCAACCTGCCCAAGGCCGCGAGTGCAGCAGCAACGGCACTCTGGACGAAGCAGATTCTGGCAGGAGAAGTCCCCCTTCCCCTGCCGCTGGTCAATCAACTGGCGTGCTGCCTTTACGGCACCGGCTACGCCCAGGACATGAACCAGGCCAAGGCGATTGCAGCCATAGAAGCCGGCGGCCTGGCCGCCGCCTGA
- a CDS encoding Mut7-C RNAse domain-containing protein, with translation MRISSENISLSEPLPRFMCDVMLARLARYLRAAGYDTALAADTAPDRDIIRQAVEEGRWLLTMDRKIQDHKAARGRLVVLAHAELDAQARELQECFTMDWAGHAFFRCILDNAFLEVLNEVDIGRVPDDVRLSGQPLMRCPRCGRVYWRGSHYRRMMGRLLRWQSGDFG, from the coding sequence ATGCGGATAAGTTCTGAAAACATCTCCCTGTCCGAGCCATTGCCGCGTTTCATGTGCGACGTGATGCTGGCGCGCTTGGCACGCTACCTGCGCGCAGCGGGTTATGACACGGCATTGGCTGCCGATACTGCGCCGGACCGGGATATCATACGCCAGGCAGTGGAGGAGGGGCGCTGGCTGTTGACGATGGACCGCAAAATTCAGGATCACAAGGCGGCGCGGGGGCGGCTGGTGGTGCTGGCGCATGCGGAGCTGGATGCACAGGCTCGGGAGTTGCAGGAATGCTTCACGATGGATTGGGCGGGGCATGCGTTTTTTCGCTGCATCCTGGACAACGCTTTCCTCGAAGTGCTGAATGAGGTGGATATCGGCCGGGTGCCGGACGACGTGCGCCTTTCGGGCCAGCCCCTGATGCGCTGCCCGAGGTGCGGCCGGGTGTACTGGCGCGGCTCCCACTACCGCCGCATGATGGGGCGGCTGCTGCGCTGGCAGAGCGGGGATTTCGGCTAA
- a CDS encoding class I SAM-dependent methyltransferase translates to MPDFSQMAASYQQRAVVQQSAGETLLEMLDIRPGEDVLDLACGPGALTARMRERTDGRVVGCDAAAGMIAEARSRHGSAGIEFVASDAARLPFMAEFDAIYCNSAFQWFDDPASVLTACLDALRAGGRMAMQAPAKKEFCPNFVAAVGDLHRHEDTREAFARFRSPWRFLENAENYARLFADAGFTVAESRMEAVVNRCSAQQAMEIFLSGAAVAYLNPHHYRGDVPADFFSRAAQIVAAALERQCGSDGMVELTFHRVFVLAHKK, encoded by the coding sequence ATGCCTGACTTTTCCCAGATGGCCGCGAGCTATCAGCAGCGCGCAGTGGTCCAGCAATCGGCAGGCGAAACGCTGCTGGAGATGCTGGACATCAGGCCCGGCGAAGATGTTCTCGACCTGGCTTGCGGCCCCGGCGCCCTGACCGCGCGCATGCGCGAGCGCACCGACGGGCGGGTCGTCGGCTGCGACGCCGCAGCGGGAATGATCGCCGAGGCTCGCTCACGCCATGGCAGCGCCGGCATCGAATTCGTCGCGTCCGATGCAGCAAGATTGCCGTTCATGGCCGAGTTCGACGCGATCTACTGCAACTCCGCATTTCAGTGGTTCGACGACCCAGCCTCCGTGCTGACCGCCTGCCTCGATGCGCTTCGCGCGGGTGGCAGGATGGCGATGCAGGCGCCGGCGAAGAAAGAATTTTGCCCCAATTTCGTCGCTGCGGTCGGCGATTTGCACCGTCACGAGGACACGCGGGAAGCTTTCGCCCGCTTCAGGTCGCCGTGGCGGTTTCTGGAGAATGCCGAGAATTACGCCCGCCTGTTTGCCGATGCCGGCTTCACCGTCGCGGAAAGCCGCATGGAGGCCGTCGTCAACCGCTGTTCCGCGCAACAGGCGATGGAAATCTTCCTCTCCGGCGCGGCGGTAGCTTACTTGAATCCGCATCATTATCGAGGCGACGTGCCGGCGGACTTCTTTTCGCGCGCTGCGCAAATCGTCGCCGCCGCGCTGGAGCGCCAGTGCGGCAGCGACGGCATGGTAGAGCTGACGTTCCACCGTGTCTTCGTGCTGGCGCACAAGAAATAG